TTAAAGTTCGATAAGCTTGGCTTATCTTCATTTTACCTTCTGTTTTAATTAGTCCATAAATTTGTTGTTAtctgaaaatataaattaaagGTGTTGTgctttaatttcctttttaatgtgTGTGCATACTTCAGTGTGTTTTTCTGCGTAATGTGCTTGCTGATATCACTGCTGCAGCAAGCTATGACACCACTTTAACATGACGCTAGACTTAAAATGCCACTGAAGAAGAGGAACACCACACCACAAAACTCCCTAGATATTTGTAGGCAGCTGTCTTCCAGATATGTGGTGTACATCACTGTTTCACCATTGACCATAAAATTGAGTCATGATCAGagtcaaatggaaaaaaaaatacattttggttGTTGGAGAATAAAAACATCCTTGTGGGAGTTATTGTTTGCCCTAAAagttgcagtttttctccatcaCTGTTTTTGTAGCATTTGATAACTGATGAATATTGGAATTTTACAAATCTAGTAAATTAGAAGGGAGGATTTTAATAGACTGAGGGCAATATAACCCCAAAGAACAGCTAATATGGGGTTTGGCAAGTGGTTAAAATTTGAAAAATTTCAAATGTTCCACCAATCAGtcttaaaccccccccccccctatttGCATATTTAGTAGATTTGGGGCTGGCCACGGCAAAACAGTCTGCCCTCGAGTGGAAGGCCAGAGCTGCTAAGTCTGATAAGAGGATTGCGTGCCTCCTTTGTTCTTCCAATTTCTTTTGACCAAGTTTCCAGCATCATAGAGGCTTTGAGAAGGCTGTATTCAAGAACACCATCCATATATTGTGTTAAAAACTTATAAGATCTGTTTGTGGATGAGGAGGAGCATGCGTACTGACCTGTTTCCAGGTCCATGTTCGCCAAACCTCTGTGACTATGACTGAAACTGCTGGTTTTTTTTACCGTGATCATAACTAGAACAACCTCCCTCAAAAACCATATCCAGAACCCCCAGCCTTCCCTGTGACCATGACCTACACTTTCCTAATTagaagcaaagtactgtggatagtggacatctgaaataaacgttgaaagtgctggaaaaactcagcatttgcagaaaaacaaacaaacttaaTCTTTCAAGTTCAATATAATTCTCTTTGTAGCTGAAGGAGGCTGGAAAAATAATATTTCTGGGCGCCCTTGTTTTCTGTTACCATCAGCATCTCCCTTGCCTTTTGCTCTGGGTAGTTTTACCATCTGTTCTTATTCCTCCTTGTTAGTTTTTCAACAGCATTAACTACTAGCACTTTTGCTGCCAtgttcagttccaaagaagagtcatttttggactctaaatgttaactctgtttttctgccTACAGCAGCCTTAAAAAcaaagtgggcagcacagtggttagcacggtggcacagtggttagcactgctgcctcacagcgccagagacccgggttcaattctcgcctcatgcaactgtctgtgtggagtttgcacattcttcccttgtctgcgtgggtttcctctggtttcctcccacagaccaaaaaagtgcaggttaggtgaattggacattctaaattgcccgtagtgttcggtgaaggggtaaatgtaggggaatgggtctgggtgggttgctcttcggagggtaggtgtggacttgttgggatgaagggcctgtttccgcactgtaagtaatctaatctaatcagatgctgccaaacctgctgttttttctccagcacttccttttttATCACTACTAATCCATGATTCTTCTCAGTTATTTGCAGGATTTTCTACTCAGTAAGCCAGGAACTCGTCAAACAGACTGGCTGTCAGATGGAAAACCTGTACAAACAAAAGCTGTCATATCTGACAAAAATGTATTCTAGCTCTTTCCATCAGCTTTGCAAAGATACATTCCAGGGGAGATGGGCAATAGTGTCTTCCTATCACAACTGCTCTGTGTGCTGTGTGCAAAGATACAGGATTCCAGGCTTGCAGATCAGTTTTTCTCCTCACCAGGCAAATAACAGTTTAGCAAATTACTTTGACAGGTATCCTTCTGACAGATCCACCATTACTAGATTTTTCTTTCGATTTTTGGCATATCCCCAAATAATTCCAAACCAAATCTTTGGGGACACAGTATCTGCTCAAAGAAAATTATATCATCCATGTGCCAGGAAGCTTTGACCTCTATTTGCCGAAATTGTCATCCCTATTGTTCCCACAGCCTTTCTGGTGGGCTTAGACAAAGGTTTGAATGAACTCATAAATGAAACATTAGGGAGAGTATAGCAGTGTCACAAAACTTGTCGATATTATTTGAGATGTTGCTGCTGATGTTTGCATAGAATCATGGATACGTTTGCAGATTTCCTCCacctgatgcattttggagaCCCTCCATCATTTATACATGGAATGTATTGTCAAGAGCCTGTGGTTCAAGGTAATGAAGAAGGTGCTTATCCTATTATCCTGCCCATTGGCGATTACGTATATCTCTGAGTAATGTGAGGTTATCAGAGATCTTCCTGGCAGGTACAGTGCAGCTCAAATCATTGGGAATCACTGACTCCAGAACAAAAGTGACATACTCACAATCAAACATGCCATCgactttgatttttttccttcTGTCCCTTTTGCTTCTGGGTGAGACTGACTATATCTTTTCTCATATATGCTGCCAGCCACAAACATACTCTTCTTTTCCAGCAAGCGTGGACCAATACTGTCTCTTTTTTattatttaacttttttaaaattcaaaccattcagagatgttattaaacacctctggagcaggtgggacttgaaccaagaccTCCTGTTTCAGGGATAGGGATGCCAATCCAGTCTCAgagctgcttcatcattcagtTGCTGAGGACCTAGAATTTTCTTCCTACTCCGACAGAGTTGTCAATGTTTCTCTATAGACAGTTGCAACAACCAGATCACACACGGTTacacatttttttattcattcatgggacatgggtttTCTGGCTGGACGAGCATTTGTTGTCCTTGAGCAGGAGGTGGtgcgctgccttcttgaaccattgcagcccatgtgctgtaggtagacccacaatgcccttagggagagaattccaggactaTGATCCTGTTAACAGAGAATGGACATATCTCCAAAactgtggcttggaagggaacttgcaggtggtgatgtttccatgtatctgctgctctctttctttgagatggaagtggttgtgggtttggaaggtaatgTTTTTGGAAgatgctactgaacatcagtggtggagggagtggatatgtgtggatgtgatgccaaacaAGCAGGCTGCTTGTGAGTGTTGCTAaagctgcaaccatccaggcaagtggggagtatttcatcacactcctgacctgtgccttgttgATCGTAGGCAGGTGTTGGAGAGTTTGATTGTGAGTTACATACTGCATGAGTGCTAGCCTCAAAAGGGGCTGTTGAAAGGCTGGGGAAACCtgaatattttctaattaacttgttcagagatgctatcgcagacctctggaacagatgggacatGAACCTAAAGCCTTCTAGCTCAGAGAAGCCACAAGAGCCTAAGTCCACCAGTGCAGAAATCTGGTATTCCAATTCATACTAAGCAATAAAGGCGCTTAAAATTTAAgggtctaaattagagtggtgctggaaaagcacaccaggtcaggcagcatccgaggagcaggaaaatcgacgtttcgggcaaaagcccttcatcgtaTTTTACCCGTGTGTAAAGATCACTTTCAAGAACTCTgtatagattttcctgctcctcggatgctgcctgacctgctgtgcttttccagcaccactctaatctacactctggttttcagcatctgcagtccttgtttttacctacttaaaTTTTAAAGCAAGGCATTTAACATAATCAAACCAATTAAAATCAATGATTTTTTGAAATAATAGTTATGTCAAACATTTAAGAGAATTAAGTATCTATCCTCCAATCCCCTTTGCACATGTTACATTCTCTTAGGTACAGCCATTATGCACCTCTCCGATCATTTAAAATCTCCTGTAATTTCCTTTAAAATTTCCTATATTTTATTTTTTGCACGATTCAGAATTTTGAATATAAAGCTCCCCAAATCGACTTGATGCAACACAGAGTTCTTGAAAGTGATTTTTACACAAGGGTAAAAGTACGATTGGATTGATTCACACTTTTCCTGACAACTTTCAAATTGCAGTCGACTCTAAAGTTTACAGTTTGCCTCCATCAACCACCCGAAAATAATCTACAGCCCGTTCAACTATCAGCAaataattgctgaaaaaaaatcaccaactGCATTCCTTTTGGCGTGGTGTTCTCAAAACTCCTTTCCTGAAGGGAAGTCCTCCAAGTTATATTTACCAATGATCGTAAATATCACCTGATCATctttatcacctgatgaaggagcgtcgctccgaaagctagtgcttccaattaaacctgttggactagaacctggtgttgtgtgatttttaagatcgTAAATAAAGTCGAGAATGGGACAATTTgaattctttttgtttaaaacattaatttaaaatgtgAACAAAATTGGGAAAGTAGGCTCGAAACACAACGTTTTATTGATGTAAAGTTAATTTTTTCACATTAAGCTCATAATCACCAGATGATTCTGGCCGCAAATGGCTATCGCAGTTCCATCGTTGTCAAATTTACATAACTGTTACATTTAGAGAACTATCAAATTTACATAACTGAAATAAACGGTGTTTACCAACTTTAGAAATCTAAACAAGAGAATGACCGCATCCTGGTTACAAATCTCATTTTACACAGCAGCTCACCTTTTAAAATGCAAAAGCCAAAGGACGCAACACTTATATGTTCTTTCtattgaaattgtgttgctgtAAATATACCATGGGTCCGTTAACAAATAACACCAGAATTCAGGGAGCCGATGTACTCCGCGGGTGGGATTGAAAAGAATATTTGCGAAACTCgaagaggttatttgaagttTGGCGAACGTGGATTGTATCAGGCTGGCTGCGTTTGGTATATAAACTTCGTAGGTTGGCGAGACCGGCTAGTAATCGTCAACATGCGGCTCGTCTTATACCTGAGCGTGTTCTGGCTCACTGTGGGGCACTGTGAGAAACTGTTTCATAATCGTGATTACTCGGACATCTCCTCATCCTCACAACACCAGGCACGTCCCGTCCGGAACCAAGCTGCGGCTGAGGTAGGAAAGCACAGCTGAACGTTTATTATCGGTGAAACTCGTTAGTTGTGGTATATTGGTTTATTACGAAGCCACTGAGATGTATTTGAGGAGATGGTGCTGTCATGTCTAATTGGAATACCATTCCCCTGGGATCTGAACAATCTTTGTCTATTCTTTAGGGCAGGGTTTTGGATCAGATATGTTGATGTGACGTGGCTGAATTGAGGAAGAAATTTGAATGCGGCTGCAGTTTCAGGCGATTGAGAATGGTGTAAAATGCAACGTGAACCAATACCCTCCGAGTTTTACACACCAGTTCTGACCAAGTCATTGACCTAAGACACTTGTCGTCCACAGATTCTGCTTAtcgagaatttccagcattttctcattcTATTTCATTTGCATGCTTACCTGTTAAACTTCGGTACGACATGTTTATTGAatttgggaaaatattttgttttttttaattcaaggaATACCTGCGTAAATATGGCTGGACAGATCAAATAAACTGGGAGAACATTCAACGCCAGAAAACTGAGAACTCTGCAGATGAACATCGAGCTCCGCAAGATTGGTTGGATCGTATCAAGGAAGGCGCCTCAGCTTCCAAACAATGGCAACAATCTCAAGCTGAGTCCTCTGCTTACATTGAAGCTTTAAAACAGTTCCAGAAGGCCAACGGGATCCCGGTGACGGGAGAGCTTAACAAAGCCACCCAGGAAGCTATGAACAAACCGCGATGTGGGGTCCCCGATAGATTAGTGTCTGAAAGTACTTTTATGGATAATGAGACACACGATATTCTCAACCAAACCTCTGATTTCAACAAAACAACTGATACCAATGGTGGTGCCAACATGACTGGAACCTCCAAAGTTCGCAAGAAGCGTTTTGTAAAGATACTGCTTTCTCCCAGTCAGCGAGAGGTGCCTGTTGGCCCGGACTTGTTTAATAGAGCACCGAAAATGGCCTTTTCTAAAGCAAAACTTACGTGGCGCCTGATGGGAGAAGGTTATAGCAACCAACTCTCTGTTGAAGAACAGAAACATGTGCTCAGAATGGCTTTTAGGATGTGGAGTGAAGTAATTCCTCTAGAGTTTGAAGAAGACAACCATTCTCCTGCATCAATGGTTGACATCAAACTTGGCTTTGGGACAGGTAATGTTATATACATGTCCCATTTAACAACTACAGACTAGTTAAAACTTCATTAACCCAAGAAGAGAAAATATGCTAACTTTTGTGTATCAATAAAATAAAGATTTGAACGAACAATTATGTGAGGTTTGATACTTTGCCGTGGAAAAGTGTTTTCTTGGTATACATCAATTGTAGTCCAAATGATAAGTACTAACGTATTAAGCATGATCATTTTTGCTTCAGGTCGACATATGGGCTGCACACGAACATTTGATGGCAATGGACAGGAATTTGCTCATGCTTGGCAATTTGGTGACATTCATTTTGATGATGATGACCATTTTACAACACCAAACAATGGGAATGGAATTAGCCTACTGAAAGTAAGAATCATCACCAGCATTTCTGAACCTTACTTATTTTTATGTTTCACTTTCTATGTTTGTGGTTAAATTTGTAACAGGTCGATTCCAAACTTCTTGAACTGAAATATTTCAGAGAATATTTGTTGTAATATCCTTAAATTTCATAATTTTCTCTCATCTTGAAAACTATATTTAAATGGCATTGCTATAATATAATTGACATTGGTGCCTACCCTTACAGTAGTACAAAGAAAGAggtggaaatattttgctgtgcATTCACACCGTTTTGAGTCACAGcgggtttatttttattttgtgtcaACACTTCATGTATTTTAAATTACTTGTGGCAATATCCCAAAAAAATGGAACCAGATTGTGGAAAATAGCAAAAGTGATGAAGAAACTTACATATACAAATCAATGTTTGTAGCATAACTAATAGGATTGGTGAGCTGCAAAGTCAAGCTGAGACAAAAGATTGTGATGTGGTCAAGAATTGATGTTTAATAATGGTAGTTGCCACATCTTCAGGAAAAGTAGGGAAACAAAGAGTGAAGAGTGTTTGTTATTATTGATTAAATTCAATAATAACATTATTGATtaatgttattatttatttaatcttATTGATTAAAGAGTGATATTACAGTTCAAAGTGGAAAGGATACACTAGGTAGTTCTAGGCCTGAGTCTATTTGTCTCAAGTGTTAGGAAGCAAAGTGTATTTGTGGATGGATATTTTACAGGTTGGGAGGGGTGTCTAGCAGTGTTCCTAAAAGTCAAGTTTAGATATGCTGCTCTTTTCAATTCTAATAAATAATCTACATAATGTTTCAGGTAATACAACGTTTAGCAATATTATAGATAATGGTGAGCATAGTTTTAGACTTGGGGATGACAAGCAAAATGGTGAATTGAGCAGAAGTGTGGCAAATGATGTTTAGTGCAGATAAATGTTAAATGATTTGGGAGAACTAATATTGAAACATAGTATAAATGGTTTTGTTTCGAAAACTGCAAATAGcagttggaggcagttcagagaaggttcatttggaTGATCCCTAGTATGGAAGGATTtcttatgagcaaaagctaaaTAGGTTGGAACTCTACTTAATGGgctttagaagattgagaggttggagaggtgatctcattgcaacgtatagaattcttaaggggccTGACAGTATGAATGCTGAGAGGACATTtccctcatgggacagtctaAGATTAGAAGGCATAGCTCAGCATAAaaggatgccaatttaagactgagatgaggaatttcttctctcagaatgttGAGTGTCTTCGGAACTACTTGCCACATGAAGCTGGGGATGCAGAGTacttgtgtatacttaaggctgtGATAGCGAGATTCTTCATCAGGAGGCaaatcaagggttgtggagaaAACAGAAAGTGGACGCGAAGAGTGTtggatgagccatgatcatactgaatgctcctgttcctatttcttatgatgttATAACCATGATATATAGAAATGCTTAAAGATGGCAGGGCAGGTTGATAAGatgactaaacaaaaaaaaattgtttataaGTAGAGGTAAAAAGAATTCATGAATCacttaaataaaagcaatataCTATCAATGTTGAAgtcttaaataaaaataaaaaatgctggagaaaccccaCAGATCTGGCAGTCTGTGAGAGTGaatcaagttaatgttttgagtccaatgtgacaAAAATTCTTCAAAGAAGTGTCATATTAGACTTTCAACATTAACTGtttgtttccacagatgctgccaaacccatTGATCTTcccaaacattttgtttttattttgtgttttttttaggcTTTAGTAGGTGTCCTGTGGACAATTCCAAGCACTACACTTCAGGAAAGAGCAAGAGGATAGAGGAGAGGCTGAAGAGTCAGgacagttctccttggagcagtgaaATTTGAATGAAAATTTGAAGATGAAACGTTTTGAATGTGTTAAGACAGGAGAGAGACAGATAAAACAAACTCCTTTATCTTCCACCTTCTGTTAACAAGCAATgttctccccttctctctcccctcctcccccaaccccctTTCTGAAGCAGAATGTGGTGTATTTCTCCCAAAGCCCCTGCTGAAGTCTGATTTTAAAGTAACCCACAACAAATTTTCTTGAGCATGGTTTATTCATGCATTCAAACCCAGGGATGATTGTTGCAACCCATGCACtaacaaacaagcaaacaaagAAGCAAAAAGGAACAGGCGTTTACAATTGAGAATAACTTAAAAATCAAAGACATGAATATTCATTCATAAAGTTGTCTGAGTCCAGTAAGTTATTGACCAGTTGACTGAAGGTGAGGTGTTAAAGAATTTCTTCAAAGGTGGTGAGGGTGTACCAAGATATGTAAAGAGGGAATCAGTTTACTTTGCAGGCaagtacatttttttttctcagagaaaCAAGTTTTCAGGAAATTTACTTGGATTTGAGGCTGGCTTAGCCATTAGCCTGGAATCTCATGTTAAGTTTGATTCTTAGCAGATTGAGGTAAGGATGGGGAGGAACACAAACATCGCAATTACATTTTTCAGAGACCAGAGGAGGTTAGTCATGTGACAAGCCCATAAGGATTCAGTTTCTTCTTATCAAGTTGTTTTTACCCTCTGGCCAAGAATCTATTGTTCATCTTAGGAAATAGATGATGCTTTAGTGCTCCACAAGTAAAAATAGTTTGATGATTCTAACTTTTGTTTTCCTCTGCTGCTGGAGAGTATTACTGTTGTTCTTTTGTGTTTGTGACTGTCGTATCCAGTCAAATGAAAGGGCTGAAGATTCCAGGAGGATAAATGTATAAACCCTGGTTTGATCATTGCTATTAGAATTTTTCAGAATTGTAGTCAACTTGCATCATATAATTGCTAGACTATGCCAATGTCCGCTTTCAAAATTGGATAatatagctttaaaaaaaaaacaactaattATCTGTTTTCAGGACTTGCAGGCCTGACAATAGACCTAGAATAGCTCTTCCCTCCCATGTgaatcaataaccagaggtcagaGAGTTAAAATCAGAGCCTGAAGATctagagagatgaggagaagtatTTCAATTTGGAGTTAATGGACTGGTTCTTGAAAAGGCCGTGCAAGTTGATTCTTTAAATAACTTGTAAAAGGAAGTTGAATAGGTACTGGAGGATGAGGAACATAGATGGTTGTAGAGCTGTGGACTGAAGCAACAAGCCTCTTCAAATAGTCAGCACAGAATAATTTAAATACCTTTTTCTCCACTGTAGGTTTCAATACAGTGGAAGATTGGATGGCAATTTTAAACAGCCTCTCTAGGGAGAGTGCAGGCAAGCTAGATCTGCTTGCCAGCAGGTACAATCAATGGATGTCAAAATTAGAAAATAGAATTTCCCTCTTATGCCAGATtggtaaagccagttgtagtatCTTCACTGTCAAGTGTTTGAAACAGTTAACAAAACAGTTCAAGGACTttcttgaaataaacaaaaacaaagtgctgaagaattGCGGGTGTTTTGAGCATCTATGagaagagaaatagagttaaccatttgtaaatacattggaatgttaacttgaaatgttaactgtttctctctgcacagatactaccagacctgctgagtttctccagatctTCTCTGTTTCAGATCAAAGGCATCTATTGTACTTGCTTTTGCTGAAAGCATTGCTTGCTTAGAAACTTACCTACATATTCTGGGTTTTAACACTATTAATAATTTGAAAGCATACAAAACTAATGCTCCTTGTTTCAGCATGGTAATCTAACCAACATTGGAACACAAAGGGTGCAGATGTAATATGGAGTTGACTAGTCATTCTTTGGTTAGCTTATTTCATGACATATTTCAATTTGCCCAAATGTATAGGTGGCTGTCCATGAATTAGGTCATGTACTGGGTTTACCTCATATCTACAGAATGGGCTCAGTGATGCAGCCCAGCTACATTCCACAAGATTCGATGTTTGAGCTGGATTGGCTTGACAGGAAAGCGATTCAGCAACTCTATGGTAAGAGCAAAACACCCAAATTTAAATTTCAGTAATATctaatgaatattttaattacCTATAACACATTAAAGACATTTTCTTAATATTACAGGCTGCCATCAATCAAATCCAGTATCAATAAAAAATGAATGCTCAATTACAATAATATTGCAGGTGGTAAATAACGTTGAGGCATGTTTTTAGAATGATTTGGTCCAACATAATAGAACCTTCTACAGCTTAGTCTCTCCCTAGTTTGTCGGTAAAGCAATTTGCAATGAAATTCTTGCAGAACTGCATCTTTAGGTTGTTTGTCAATTAAAGATCTGAGCTTTCAGAAGAGTTGATTAAACAATTCATTTCTCGGCTGAGAAACTGAGGGACAAGTCCAGAgacctttaaaatttaaaaagcaagttTTGTTATTTTTACAATGTACAAATTTCACCTCTTTTCCATAAATGCTTAAAAATATAGATACCAAGTCAAAGGAGATACTAATTGGGATAGCCAATGCTTTGGTCAAAGGGTTTCTTaattaaagagttttttttaaatgagatacAGTGGTGACATAGTGGAGAGGCCTAATCCTCACCCCTCCAATGCAGTACTTGTAACATCTTGCTTCACAACAGCAATTCATAACTAAATAATCTCCTTGGAAAGACAAAACAATTTAAGAAAAATACTGAGAATTTCCTCTAGCAGCCTTTAGCAATGAAAATCTGTCAACAAGAC
The sequence above is drawn from the Chiloscyllium plagiosum isolate BGI_BamShark_2017 chromosome 22, ASM401019v2, whole genome shotgun sequence genome and encodes:
- the mmp21 gene encoding matrix metallopeptidase-21, yielding MYSAGGIEKNICETRRGYLKFGERGLYQAGCVWYINFVGWRDRLVIVNMRLVLYLSVFWLTVGHCEKLFHNRDYSDISSSSQHQARPVRNQAAAEEYLRKYGWTDQINWENIQRQKTENSADEHRAPQDWLDRIKEGASASKQWQQSQAESSAYIEALKQFQKANGIPVTGELNKATQEAMNKPRCGVPDRLVSESTFMDNETHDILNQTSDFNKTTDTNGGANMTGTSKVRKKRFVKILLSPSQREVPVGPDLFNRAPKMAFSKAKLTWRLMGEGYSNQLSVEEQKHVLRMAFRMWSEVIPLEFEEDNHSPASMVDIKLGFGTGRHMGCTRTFDGNGQEFAHAWQFGDIHFDDDDHFTTPNNGNGISLLKVAVHELGHVLGLPHIYRMGSVMQPSYIPQDSMFELDWLDRKAIQQLYGVCNSPFDTVFDWIHSEKNEYGETIIQFNTYFFRNNLYWLYENRNNRTRYGDPIPLSVGWQGIPSSGIDAFVHIWTWTRDAIYFFKGTQFWRYDNENDQAYTEDAEGKKYPKLISEGFPGVQGPIDTAFYNKRDQNIYFFKSSNVITFNVNTNQINGYPKRIIDVFPPVVQNDHPIENLNAAYYSYHYQSIFFFKSNFFWKVVNDWDKKQNPLLPINGLMPKKNISDQWFDICDVHYSMLNKN